TACATCGGCTCGAACGTGCTGATCACCACGTCCGGCGTGTGTTCGCACGCCACCCTGGTGGGGGCGATTGCCGAAATGGGCGCCGAGGCCGTGATGTTCTCCATCGACTACCCCTATGAGTCCACCGAGCTGGCGGTGGAGTTCATCGAAACCGCCCCGCTGGACGCGGCCACGCTCGAGCTGGTCTGCCGCGGCAATGCCCAGCGCCTGTTCAAGCTCTGATTCGACGCCTTGGAGGATGACATGCAGAAGACTTACCGCATCGGCCAGATCGTGCCGAGCTCCAACACCACGATGGAAACCGAGATTCCGGCCATGCTGACCGCGCGCCAGCAGATCCGGCCCGAACGCTTCACCTTCCATTCCAGCCGCATGCGCATGAAGAAAGTGGTGAAAGAAGAGCTGGCGGCCATGGATGCCGAGTCCGACCGCTGCGCGGTGGAACTGAGCGACGCGCGCGTGGACGTGCTGGGCTACGCCTGCCTGGTGGCCATCATGGCCATGGGACACGGCTACCACCGCGTATCCGAGCAGCGCCTGCAGGCGCACACCGCGGCCAACGGCGCCGATGCGCCCGTCATCACCAGCGCCGGCGCCCTGGTCGGCGCGCTGCAGGTGATCGGCGCCAGGCGCATTGTGGTGGTGGCGCCGTACATGAAGCCGCTGACCGAGCTGGTGGTGGACTACATCCGCCATGAAGGCTACGACGTGGCCGACTATCGCGCGCTCGAGATCCCCGACAACCTGGACGTGGGGCGGCACGACCCGGCCCGGCTGCCCGGCATCGTGGCGCAGATGGACACGAGCGGCGTCGACGCCATCGTGCTGTCGGCCTGCGTGCAGATGCCGTCGCTGGCCGCCGTGGCCAAGGTCGAGGCGCTGACCGGCAAGCCGGTGGTCACCGCCGCCATCGCCACCACCTACGCCATGCTCAAGGCGCTGGACCTGGAGCCTGTCGTGCCGGGCGCCGGCGCCCTGCTGTCGGGCGCCTACTAAGGAGGACAGACGACATGAGCACCCTGCAATACGGCGCGCACGTGCACGCCAACGGCATCCGCCAGCACTACCTGCGCTACGGCGGCGACGGCGCCGCCCGCGCGGAGCGGGACCCGGTGATCATCGTGCCGGGCATTACCAGCCCGGCCGCGACCTGGGGTTTCGTGGGCGAGCGCTTCGGCCAGGCTTTCGATACCTATGTTCTGGATGTGCGCGGCCGCGGCCTGTCGCAGGCCTCGGACAGCCTGGACTACAGCCTGGACGCGCAGGCGGCCGACGTCATTGCCCTGGCCGGGGCGCTGGGCCTGAAGCGCTACAGCCTGGTCGGGCATTCCATGGGCGCGCGCATCGGGATCCGCGCGGCCCGCCAGGCGCCGGCCGGGCTGGCCCGGCTGGTCATGGTCGATCCGCCCGTGTCGGGGCCGGGC
This genomic window from Bordetella petrii contains:
- a CDS encoding maleate cis-trans isomerase family protein; translation: MQKTYRIGQIVPSSNTTMETEIPAMLTARQQIRPERFTFHSSRMRMKKVVKEELAAMDAESDRCAVELSDARVDVLGYACLVAIMAMGHGYHRVSEQRLQAHTAANGADAPVITSAGALVGALQVIGARRIVVVAPYMKPLTELVVDYIRHEGYDVADYRALEIPDNLDVGRHDPARLPGIVAQMDTSGVDAIVLSACVQMPSLAAVAKVEALTGKPVVTAAIATTYAMLKALDLEPVVPGAGALLSGAY
- a CDS encoding alpha/beta fold hydrolase, with protein sequence MSTLQYGAHVHANGIRQHYLRYGGDGAARAERDPVIIVPGITSPAATWGFVGERFGQAFDTYVLDVRGRGLSQASDSLDYSLDAQAADVIALAGALGLKRYSLVGHSMGARIGIRAARQAPAGLARLVMVDPPVSGPGRRAYPSQLPWYVDSMAQARHGMDAQAMRAFCPTWTEDQLRLRAQWLHTCDERAVIASFEGFHADDIHVDLPDLRAPGLLITAERGDVVRDDDVAEIRRLAPGVAHVRVAGAGHMIPWDNEAGFYAAFGDFLGAAL